In Bos taurus isolate L1 Dominette 01449 registration number 42190680 breed Hereford chromosome 11, ARS-UCD2.0, whole genome shotgun sequence, one DNA window encodes the following:
- the BOLA3 gene encoding bolA-like protein 3 gives MAAWSPAAAVPLLRGTRRLPLLHWAQRMFASQTEAELKVTQILKEKFPRATAIKVTDISGGCGAMYEIKIESEEFKEKRTVQQHQMVNQALKEEIKGMHGLRIFTSVPKH, from the exons ATGGCGGCGTGGAGCCCGGCCGCGGCAGTGCCTCTGCTTCGGGGAACCCGCCGG CTTCCTCTTCTCCACTGGGCCCAGCGCATGTTTGCCTCACAGACCGAGGCGGAGCTCAAGGTGACCCAGATTCTCAAAGAAAAGTTTCCTCGAGCTACAGCTATCAAAGTCACTGACATTTCAG GAGGCTGTGGGGCAATGtatgaaattaaaattgaatCAGAAGAATTTAAGGAGAAGAGAACTGTCCAGCAGCACCAGATGGTTAATCAG GcactaaaagaagaaattaaaggtATGCATGGATTGCGGATATTTACCTCTGTCCCCAAACACTGA
- the MOB1A gene encoding MOB kinase activator 1A, whose translation MSFLFSSRSSKTFKPKKNIPEGSHQYELLKHAEATLGSGNLRQAVMLPEGEDLNEWIAVNTVDFFNQINMLYGTITEFCTEASCPVMSAGPRYEYHWADGTNIKKPIKCSAPKYIDYLMTWVQDQLDDETLFPSKIGVPFPKNFMSVAKTILKRLFRVYAHIYHQHFDSVMQLQEEAHLNTSFKHFIFFVQEFNLIDRRELAPLQELIEKLGSKDR comes from the exons TAGTAGCCGCTCTTCTAAAACATTCAAACCAAAGAAGAATATCCCTGAAGGATCTCATCAGTATGAACTCTTAAAACATGCAGAAGCAACTCTAGGAAGTGGGAATTTGAGACAAGCTGTTATGTTGCCAGAGGGAGAGGACCTCAATGAATGGATTGCTGTTAACA CTGTGGATTTCTTCAACCAGATCAACATGTTATATGGAACTATCACAGAATTCTGCACTGAAGCAAGCTGTCCAGTCATGTCTGCAGGTCCAAG ATACGAATATCATTGGGCAGATGGTACTAATATTAAAAAGCCAATCAAATGTTCTGCACCAAAATACATTGACTATTTGATGACTTGGGTTCAGGATCAACTTGATGATGAAActctttttccttctaaaattG gTGTCCCGTTTCCTAAAAACTTTATGTCTGTGGCAAAGACCATCCTAAAGCGTTTGTTCAGGGTTTATGCCCATATTTATCACCAGCACTTTGATTCTGtaatgcagcttcaggaggaagcCCACCTCAACACCTCCTTTAAGCACTTTATTTTCTTCGTTCAG gaGTTTAATCTGATTGATAGGCGTGAGTTGGCACCTCTTCAGGAATTAATTGAGAAGCTTGGATCAAAAGACAGATAA